TGGCCCCCCATGGGCTCCCAGTATCCCCCAGTGCTCCTCCCCATGggctcccagtgccccccagtaTGGCCCCCCAAGGGCTCCCAGGACACCCCAGTGTCCCCCCCATGGGCTCCCAATACCCCCAGTGCCCCTCCATGGGCTCCCAGTACCCCCAAGTATGGCCCCTGTGCACCCCTCCCCCATGAGCTCCCCAGGAGCTCTCAGTACCCCCATGCCCTGAGTGGGGGATCCCAGTACCCCCCATgtgcctccctccctgcccagtGCAACCCCCATGGAATCCCAGTACCCCCCCAGTGCTCTCAGTGCCACCCatgggcagggtgctgggggacAGCCGGGGGGGGGTGGCCCTCAAGGGTTCTGGGGGGCACCCAGGGTTCTTTGGGGGGTTCAGGGAGGGTCCAAGGGGTGActcggggggtgggggggatccTGGAGGTATCAGGAGGGGGGTTTGTGCCTGGGGATGGAATTTGGGGTGTCTGGGGTGGGGGCTTcggtgggttttggggtgtcTGGGAGTGCCTGGGGGGTTGGAAGAGTTTGGGGGTGTATGGAGGGGGGGTGTCTGAGAGGGCTTTGGAGGTGCTGAGAGGGTTTGGGGGTTGCTTCGGGGCCTTTAGGGGGTGTCTGGAGGAATTGGGGGGGCTTGGGGATGTCTGGGGTGGTTCGGTGACGTTTGGGGGAGTTTGTGagggtttgggggggtgggggtgttcGGAGGCGTTTGtgagggttttggggggggtgggggtgtttgGGGGTCCCGGGGGTCGCACCTGCGCCCTACGGAAGAAGTGGGGCAGGTGCTTCATGGCGTTGCCCCTCACGCACGCCACGTTCCGGCAGCGCGGGGGAGCCGCCGCCCGCAGCGCCCGGATCCGCTGCGCCGTGAACGCGGCCACGCGGGGgcgcagctccagccccagcgccagctcctgcGGGAACAGCCCCGAGAGCGCCACTGCGGGCACCGGAGCGCGGCGGTGAGAGCCCGGGGAGCACCGGAGCCCAGAGAGAGCAATGGAGCCCATAGGGGGCAATGGAGCCCATAGGGGGCAATGGAGCCCATAGAGAGCAATGGAGCCCATAGGGGGCAATGGAGCCCATAGGGGGCAATGGAGCCCATAGGGGGCAATGGAGCCCATAGGGGGCAATGGAGCCCATAGAGAGCAATGGAGCCCCATAGAGAGCAATGGAGCCCATAGAGAGCAATGGAGCCCCATAGAGAGCAATGGAGCCCATAGAGAGCAATGGAGCCCCATAGAGAGCAATGGAGCCCATAGAGAGCAATGGAGCCCATAGAGAGCAATGGAGCCCCACAGAGAGCACCGGAGTCCCCACAGAGAGCAACGGAGCCCCCATAGAGAGCACCGGAGCCCCATAGAGAGCAACGGAGCCCCTATAGAGAGCACCGGAGCCCCATAGAGAGCAACGGAGCCTATAGAGAGGAATGGAGCCCCCACAGAGAGCACCGGAACCCCCATAGAGAGCAATGGAGCCCATAGAGAGCACCGGAGCCCCATAGAGAGCACCGGAGCCCATAGAGAGCAATGGAGCCCCCACAGACAGCAATGCAGCCCCTAAACAGAGCCATGGAGCCCCCTAAACATCAACACAGACCCCAACCCCCCTGGCATGGATCCTCAAACCCAATTCCAGCCTCTgacccccaaaccccaaccctGGAACCCCAACCCTGGCTTCTGACCCCAACCCTGGACCCCGACCCCCTcaacatccccccccccccagtgcccctCTCCAGGGTCCCAGACCCCTCCCATGCCTCTCACCCCCCGCTCCCCGGTGCCCCCCTCACCCAGCAGCCCCCCGTAGCCGCAGCCCACATCGAGGGTCTCCACGCGGGGCGGGGGCTGCCCCGGGGGGGCGTCGGGAGGGAAGAAGTCCGGGAACAGCGCGGCCCAGTCCATGTCCtgcgggcggggggggctgCGGGGGCACCGCGGTTACCGGGGGCGAGCGCACgggaaggggcggggggggaacAACACCGCGGGGAGGGTTCCGGGGATCATAGATTGGGCCCCGGTGGGGTCCGGTCCGGGGTCACCGGGGGGGTACGGGGAGGGACCTGGGGAGCCACTGGGGATAACCAAGGCGTTACCGCTGGGGTCCCGGGGGTCACCGGGGTTACCATAGGGTCACGGGGGTGTTACCGGGGGCTCCCGGCGGCCCCGCCCGCACTCACTATCGCAGGGTGTGATCCGCCAGCGGGTTCGAGTGCGCGCGCTGCCGGTAGAACCGCTTCTGCGGCGGCGCCGCCGGGTCCGCCATGGCCACACCGGAGCGCAGCGGCACCTGCGGGCGCACGGAACCGACGTCACGGCGCGGCGCTGATCAGTGACGTACGCATCGAGCCCGCTGGCCCGGGGTGGGCGTGGTGGTGGTGGGCGGGGCTCGAGTAAGACACGCCCCCAGTGCCCCGCCTTGATACCAGCCCCCCCATTGACCTCCATTGACCCCAAGGGCTTTCAGTGCCCCCAGTGcacccccagtgccccccaagtgaccccccagggctcccagtgcctccccagtgccccccagtaCCCCTCTGAGCCCCCAATGCCCCCCCAGTGCCTCTTATGGACCCCCTCCAGTGCCTCCCAATGACAACCCAGTGCCCCCTAGTCactcccagtgcccccattgCCCTCCAGTGCTTCTTACTGAGCCCCCACTGCCTCCCAGTGGCCCCCCAAGCCCCCAATGCCCCTCCAGTGCCCTCCCAGTCACTTCCTGTGtc
This genomic window from Lathamus discolor isolate bLatDis1 chromosome 23, bLatDis1.hap1, whole genome shotgun sequence contains:
- the METTL1 gene encoding tRNA (guanine-N(7)-)-methyltransferase isoform X2, translating into MADPAAPPQKRFYRQRAHSNPLADHTLRYPPRPQDMDWAALFPDFFPPDAPPGQPPPRVETLDVGCGYGGLLVALSGLFPQELALGLELRPRVAAFTAQRIRALRAAAPPRCRNVACVRGNAMKHLPHFFRRAQLRRMFFLFPDPHFKRTKHKWRIISPALLAEYGYVLRPGGLVYTVTDVPDLHQWMVTHFREHPLFEEVPLGQLDSDPLLSLLGTVTEEGCRAQRGGRAPLPAVFRRLPDPPGA
- the METTL1 gene encoding tRNA (guanine-N(7)-)-methyltransferase isoform X1, producing MGLRCSLWAPLLSMGVPVLSVGAPFLSIGSVALYGAPVLSIGAPLLSMGLRCSLWGLRCSLWGLRCSLWGSIALYGLHCSLWAPLLSMGLHCSLWAPLLSMGLHCSLWAPLLSMGLHCSLWAPLPPMGSIAPYGLHCPLWAPLPPMGSIALYGLHCPLWAPLPPMGSIALSGLRCSPGSHRRAPVPAVALSGLFPQELALGLELRPRVAAFTAQRIRALRAAAPPRCRNVACVRGNAMKHLPHFFRRAQLRRMFFLFPDPHFKRTKHKWRIISPALLAEYGYVLRPGGLVYTVTDVPDLHQWMVTHFREHPLFEEVPLGQLDSDPLLSLLGTVTEEGCRAQRGGRAPLPAVFRRLPDPPGA
- the METTL1 gene encoding tRNA (guanine-N(7)-)-methyltransferase isoform X3, which codes for MEVNGGAGIKAGHWGRVLLEPRPPPPRPPRASGLDAYVTDQRRAVTSVPCARRCRCAPVWPWRTRRRRRRSGSTGSARTRTRWRITPCDTPPARRTWTGPRCSRTSSLPTPPRGSPRPAWRPSMWAAATGGCWLRRMFFLFPDPHFKRTKHKWRIISPALLAEYGYVLRPGGLVYTVTDVPDLHQWMVTHFREHPLFEEVPLGQLDSDPLLSLLGTVTEEGCRAQRGGRAPLPAVFRRLPDPPGA